The Enterobacter asburiae sequence ATGATTTCTGCCCGTGCGGCAAGCTGTGTCCCCATCATGCCTGGAAGCTCAATCCAGTAAGAGAGCCCGCCTTCCGCCTCATGGAACTTCCACTCCGGGAAATGTTCTCGCAGCAGGTCACTGCAGCGATCGCGGCGTTCCGCCAGCATCTTGCGGCGAGCGGGAAGAAAACGTTCGCTGTTGTCGATAAGCCACAGCGTCGCCAGCTGCTCCAGCAGCGGCGAGCCTAGATCCAGCGTATCGCGCGTCTGGGTAAGGGTGGCGATGGTGCGCGAGGAGGCGCGGATCCAGCCAAGACGCAGACCGCCCCAGAAGCTTTTTCCGGTAGAGCCTAACGTAATTACGTTGGCCTGTGGGTTAAACGATGCCAGCGGTGGTGGCGGAGGCGAATCAAACCAGAGATCGACCATTGTTTCATCCACGACCAGCGCCGTGCGGGTTTGGGCAGCAATATCGGCGATAGCCTGACGGGTGGCGATATCCATACATCGCCCGGTTGGGTTGTGAAAATCTGGCATCAGATAGGCCAGGCGCGGCGCCGTCTGGGCAAGCGTTGCGGCAAAGCCATCCGTATCCCAGCCGGTTTCCGGCAGCGACACCCCGACAGGCCGACACTGCGCCCCCTGAATGGCGGCAATCGCCAGCGGATAGGTGGGATGATCGACCACGACGCGGTCCCCCGGCCCGGTCATCATCCGCAGCACCAGCGCAAACCCGCTGACGGCACCGTTGACCACCATCACCTCGTCTGCGCGGGTAGGCAGACCCCGCGCGGTATAGCGTGCCGCAATCGCCTCACGCAGGGCAGGAAGCCCAAGCTGATCGTAGCCCGTCAGCGAGAGGTGCTGGGTAATGGCCGTGAGCGCATGGGTGTAAGCCTGGTGGATCTCCGGTCCGGCATTGAGGGCGGCAGTGGAGAGATCCAGGGCGGCGCTCGCCGCTGAAAGGGTGGGAACGGCGCGCGCATTCGGGAGTATGACGCGCGACCCGCTGCCGTGGCGGCTTTCAAGGTATCCCTCTTCACGCAGGTGGGTGAGGGCGCTGCTGACGGTGGTTCTGCTCACGTTCAGCGCCGCGGCCAGTTCCCGTTCGCCCGGCAGGCGTGTGTGCAGCGCCAGCCGGCCATCAAGGATTAACAGGCGCAGCGCGTCAGCCAGCTGGCGCCAGAGCGGCGTGCGGGATGAGGTTTGCTGCCAGTGCCCTAAAAGGCGCACCAAAGACTGGCTTCCGAAGCGGCGTGATGACATATGCAGTCCACTATTTAAAAACTGGACATTAATCTTAGTGCCATTTTGGGTCAGGATGAAAGTCGGGTTCACTGGAGAAGATAAAAAATGGTACGTCGTCTGCTACAACTTTATGTCGGTTTAGGGCTGTATGGGCTTTCAACCGCGATGTTTATTCGCGCCGATCTGGGGGTCGATCCGTGGGATGTGTTTCATCTTGGCGTGGGAATTCAGCTGGGTATGAGCATCGGGACGGTGATCATTTTGACCGGTGCTGCGGTGCTGCTGCTGTGGATCCCACTGCGTCAGATGCCCGGTCTTGGCACGATCAGCAACGTAATTTGTATTGGTCTGGCGGCGGACGCCAGTATGGCGCTGCTCCCCGAACTGAGTTCGTTACCCGTGCGCATCGCTTTCCTGGTGTCGGGCATCGTGATGAACGCGATTGCCACCAGCATGTACATCGGCGCCGGTTTTGGGCCTGGCCCGCGCGACGGCCTGATGACCGGCATTCATGCCCGGCTGGGATGGTCCATTCGCAGCGTGCGTACCTCCATCGAAGTGTCCGTCCTGCTGATTGGGTGCGTGCTGGGGGGCTCGTTTGGGGTGGGGACCGTAGTGTACGCTCTGACCATTGGCCCGCTTATTCAGCTCTGCTTGCCCTGGTTCCGCCAGAAGCCGCGCGGTGAGAAAATACCGCAGCCGGAGCGGGTTGTTTGATTTGCGAAGCGCTCACATGCTTTAACGGCATTGCTGTGCCAGAATAGACGCTTCGAAAATAGCGATGCCGGAACGCATGAAAGCAATCACACTCTATGATGTTGCCCTCCTTGCGGGGGTTTCTTATCAGACCGTTTCCCGCGTGATTAACGACGCGGAGCACGTCTCTGCCCGCACGCGTGAAAAGGTGCAGCAGGCGATGGCGGAGCTGCATTACGTCCCCAACCTGCGGGCGCAGCAGCTGGCGGGTAAACGCACCCGTACTCTGGGCCTCATCACCACCGATCTGGCGCTGCATGCGCCCTCGCAAATTGTGTCGGCGGTAAAATCCCGGGCTGCAGAGCAGGGGGCGAGCGTCCTGATTTCCATGGTGGAGCAGCCTCATCAGTGCCAGGCCGCGCTTCAGGCGCTGCTGGCGCAGCGGGTAGACGCGCTGCTGGTAAATGTGCCGCTTGACGATCCGCTCGCCGAAGAGCTCATGGCGCTGGCGACGCCTGTACCGGTGCTGTTCCTCGACGTGTCGCCGTCAGCACAGGTAAATAGCCTCGTGTTTAACGCCGGGGAAGGGGCGCGCCTGGGCGTTGAACATCTGCTTTCGCTGGGGCATCGGCATATTGCCCTGCTGAGCGGGCCGGAAAGCTCGGTTTCCGCGCGCGCGCGTCTGGCGGGGTGGAAAGCAACGCTGGCACAGGCAGGTCTTGACGCGGTTGCGGTAGCTTACGGTGACTGGAGCGCGGCCAGCGGCTATGAGAAGGGACACGTGCTGCTCTCGGGGGCGGTATTACCGGATGCCATTCTGGTGGCGAACGATCAGATGGCGCTTGGGGTGATGCGCGCCTGTGCGGAAAAAGGGATCGCTGTTCCCGGTCAGATATCGGTGGTCGGGTTTGACGATACGGCCGACAGCGCCTGGTTTTCCCCACCGCTGACGACCATTCGTCAGGCGTTTCGCGAGGCGGGCGAGCGCAGCGTGCAGTGGTTGCTGGACCCCTCCGGGGACGAGGAATGCTGGCAGGTTCAGCTGCCGGTGACGCTGGTTACCCGCCACTCCAGCGCGCGCCGCACCCCGAAGCAGGTCGAACGAGAGGATCTGGCGCAGCAGCTCAGAAGCCTGGCACTCCTTGCCGAGCAGCTTGCCCGCAAATAAAACTTTGTGATCGGACTCGCTACCCCGTGATTCAACGCTTTACCGTCGCCGGGCGCCAGGGCATGTTAACCAAAATTGTGAGCGCTTCGCAAAGAGGTTAATATGCCCAACACTTTATCGCTGACTCTCAGCGCCATTCTGGCCCGACGGGACTGGGAAAACCCGGGCGTCACCCAGTGGAACCGTCTGGAGGCACATGCGCCGTTACACAGCTGGCGTCTTGAACAGCCTGCCCAGGATGATGCTGCATCCGCCAGCAGGCGCTCCCTCAATGGGGTGTGGCGATTTAACTACTTTACTGCACCCGAGCAAATCCCGGAGGCATGGATAACCGAAGATTGCGCAGACGCCGTTGCGATGCCCGTGCCGTCGAACTGGCAGATGCAGGGGTTTGATACGCCAATCTACACCAACGTCACCTATCCCATCCCCGTTAATCCCCCTTTTGTGCCGCAAGAAAACCCAACCGGTTGTTACTCGCTCACATTCAATGTGGATGACGCGTGGCTTCAGAGTGGGCAGACCCGCATCATCTTCGACGGCGTGAACTCGGCGTTCCATCTGTGGTGCAACGGTCAGTGGATGGGCTATTCCCAGGACAGCCGATTGCCCGCTGAATTTGACCTCTCGGCGGCATTACGCCCCGGGAAGAACCGCCTGGCGGTCATGGTGTTACGCTGGTGCGACGGCAGCTATCTGGAAGATCAGGACATGTGGCGCATGAGCGGCATTTTCCGCGACGTGACGCTGCTGCATAAACCCGAAACGCAGATTGCTGATTATCACGTGGTGACGGATCTGAATGCGGAGCTGGACCGCGCGGTGCTGAAGGCTGAAGTCGCGCTGGCAGGGACTGGCTTTGCAGACTGCGAGGTGGTCTTTACCCTGTGGCGCAGGGGTGAAAAATGCGCCAGCTTTTCCCGGCGTCCGGGGTCTGACATTGTGGACGAGCGCGGCAGCTGGGCCGAGCGCTTAACGGTGGCGATCCCCGTCGACCACCCCGCGCTCTGGAGCGCTGAAACGCCGGAACTGTATCGTCTGACGATAGCGCTCCTCAACCCGCGGGGTGAGGTGCTGGAGGTTGAGGCCTGCGATGTGGGCTTCCGCCGCGTTGACATCAGCAACGGCCTGCTGAAGCTTAACGGTAAACCGCTGCTGATCCGCGGGGTTAACCGGCACGAGCATCACCCGGAAAACGGTCAGGTGATGGACGAAGCGACCATGCGTCGTGATATCGAAATCATGAAGCAGCACAACTTCAATGCCGTGCGCTGCTCCCACTATCCGAACCATCCCATGTGGTACCGGCTTTGCGACCGCTACGGGCTGTACGTCATTGACGAAGCCAATATCGAAACGCACGGCATGGTGCCGATGAGCCGCCTGGCTGACGATCCGCGCTGGCTGCCCGCCATGAGCGAGCGCGTTATCCGCATGGTGCAGCGCGATCGTAATCACCCCTCAATTATCATCTGGTCCCTGGGCAACGAGTCCGGCCACGGCGCGAATCACGATGCGCTGTACCGCTGGCTGAAAGCCACCGATCCAACGCGGCCTGTACAGTACGAAGGCGGTGGGGCCAATACGGCGGCGACCGACATTGTCTGCCCGATGTACGCTCGGGTCGATTGGGATCAGCCCTTCCCGGCGGTGCCTAAATGGTCAATCAAGAAATGGATCGGCATGCCGGACGAGACGCGTCCGCTGATCCTCTGCGAATACGCCCACGCGATGGGAAACAGCTTTGGTGGGTTCGCGAAATACTGGCAGGCGTTTCGCAGCCATCCTCGCCTGCAGGGTGGGTTTGTCTGGGACTGGGTCGATCAGGCTCTGACGAAGCAAGACGAAGAGGGCAACGCGTTCTGGGCGTACGGCGGAGACTTTGGCGATCAGCCGAACGATCGACAGTTCTGCCTCAATGGACTGGTATTCCCCGATCGCACGCCGCACCCGGCGCTGTACGAAGCCCAGCGCGCCCAGCAGTTCTTTACCTTTACGCTGGTCAGCACCTCTCCGCTGGCGATCGAGGTGCAAAGCGGCTATCTGTTCCGTCACAGCGATAATGAAGTGCTGAGGTGGACGGTTGCCCGGGACGGGGACGTGCTCGCTGCGGGCGAGGTGACGCTGGCGATGGCGCCGGAAGGTATCCAGCGTCTGGAGTTCGACCTGCCGGAGCTGAAGGACGGGCCGGGTGAAATCTGGCTGAACGTTGAGGTTCGCCAGCCGCGGGCAACGCCGTGGTCACCGGCAGGCCATCGCTGCGCGTGGGAGCAGTGGCCGCTTCCGGCTCCACTCTTTATTGCTCCGCCAGCTCCGGCGGGCGAGCCGCCGGTGTTAACGCAAAGCGCTCGCATCCTGGAGATCGCCCATCGCCAACAGCGCTGGCAGTTCGATCGCGCCTCCGGATACCTGACTCAATGGTGGCGAAATGGCGTTGAAACGCTGCTTTCCCCCGTGTCGGATAACGTCTGCCGCGCGCCGCTGGACAACGACATTGGCGTGAGCGAAGCGACGCGCATCGATCCGAACGCGTGGGTGGAACGCTGGAAAGCGGCGGGCATGTACGATCTCACCTCGCGCGTTCTGCACTGTGAGGCAGAGCAGCACGCAGGCGAAGTGGTGGTGAGAACTCAGCATGTCCTGGAGCATCGCGGCAAGGCGCTGTTCCTGAGTCGTAAAGTCTGGCGGATAGACGAGCAGGGGGTTCTGCATGGCGATATTCAGGTCGATATGGCGTCTGATATACCTGAACCTGCGCGCATTGGCCTGAGCGTTCATCTCGCTGAAGCGCCGGAAAAGGTTGACTGGCTGGGGCTGGGGCCGCATGAAAACTACCCGGACAGAAAGCTGGCGGCGCAGCAGGGGCGCTGGGTATTGCCCCTGGAGGCCATGCACACGCCGTATATCTTCCCGACGGAAAACGGTTTGCGCTGCGATACCCGGAAGCTTCTGCTGGGACCGCACCAGCTGAACGGCCGGTTCCATTTCTCGGTGAGCCGCTACGGCCAGCAGCAGCTTCGTGAGACAACCCATCATCATCTGCTGCGGGAAGAGCCAGGGTGCTGGCTCAACCTCGATGCGTTCCATATGGGCGTGGGCGGCGATGACTCCTGGAGCCCCAGCGTCTCGCCGGAATTCATCCTGCAGACGCGCCAGCTTCGTTATACCTTTAGCTGGCAGCAGAACCCTTAACTGACCATTCAGATGCGGTCACATGGCGTGGCCGCAGGCTTACGCCAGAATGCCGCTCAGGCCATGCAGGCTCATGTAAATCCCTACCACGATAATTAGCGCCGCGGAGATCCACGGCGCTTTGCGGGAAAGTTCGCTAAATCCGGGCCAGCGTTTTGTCGCGTGCTTAAGACTTAAGGCGGCAATCGCGCCGGAAGCGACCAGCGTTAACGCCAGACCGATACTGAAGCTGAATACCAGCGTCGCGCCGAGCGCAAAATGCTTCAACTGCAGGCAGATTAGCAGAACGGTGATGGATGCCGGGCAGGGGATAAGCCCGCCGGTCAGGCCAAACATCGCGATCTGTCCCGTCGTCACGTTTTGCCCGTTAAAACGTCGATTAATATCCTGCGCGTGCGCGCGCTGGTGGGCGTCCTGCCACTCCTCTTCAACCAGCGGGTGTGCGTGGTGATGGTGATGATCATGATGGTGATGATCATGATGGTGGTCATGATCGTGATGATGATCGTGCGGCTGGCTCTCTTTCCAGGTTCGCCACGCCATCCACAGGGCGATCGCAACGATCAACACCCCGGAGATCAGCTGGAACCAGGGTTCGGACGTATGTGCGTCCCAGCCGCGGCCAAACCATAATCCCGCCATGGCAATGATCCAGACCACCGCCGTATGGGAAAGCGTTGCCGCCAGACCGAGCAGCACCGCCTGCTTCAGCGTGCCGCGGATAGCCACGATAAAGGCAGCCATCATTGTTTTTGAGTGGCCCGGCTCCAGGCCATGCAGCGCACCGAGCAGGATAGCGCTGGGAACAAACAGCCAGGCATTACCCTGCTGCAGGAGTGAAGCAAAATCGTTCATTGAAATTTCCAGTGTGGAAAGCGTGCGCAAATAGTACTCCCCCCCAGTAGAGTAATACTACCCCCCAGTAGAAAAATACTCAGGGGGAGTAGAGCGTGATATGCTTAAAAAGCCAAAACAGAGGGAGACAGAGATGTCACATACCGTTCGCGACAAGAAGATGTTATTGACTCGCCTGAAGAAAATTCAGGGGCAGAGCACCGCGCTGGAAAAAATGCTCAACAGCGATCACGAATGTGCCGACGTGCTACAGCAGCTGGCGGCGATCCGTGGAGCGGTCAATGGCATGATGATGCAGGTGATTGAAGGGCATCTTACCGATCATGTCGTGAAAGAGCCTGAAGAGGCGCAGCGTGAAGCCGATCTTGGCGTCGTGCTGCAGGTGATCAAATCCTATCTTAAGTAGAGCGCGTGGCGAGGTTGTTTTCTGCCCAAAGAATAAATTCCGTCTTTGGCAGCGCCTTACTGTAGAACCATCCCTGCCCGTACTGCACGCCGTGGCGGTGCAACCAGGTGAGCTGCCCTTCGGTCTCCACGCCTTCCGCCACCATCGCCAGCTGCAGCGATTTCGCCATTTCGATAATGTGCGGCGTTACGTTTTTGTACTCCAGCGCATCCACGAACGATTTATCAATTTTTAGCGTGTCGACATCAAGATCCTGCAGATAGCTGAGGCTGGAATAGCCCGTGCCGAAATCATCAATGTAGACAGGGTGGCCCGAACGGCGAAACGCGGCGATAGCCGGCGCGCTGATTTTGGGGTCAGCAAAGCCACGCTCGGTTAACTCAAGGGCGATTTGTCTGGGGTGAATCTGCCACTTATTCAGTAGCTGGCTCAGTAAAGGCGGCAGGTTACTGGAGGTCAAATCGGCCGGGGCGAGGTTGATGGAGATATGCTGATCGGGGTGGAGCTGCAGCCAGTGGCCCATATCTTCAAACACTTTTTCCACGACTAACTGCGTCAGCTGCGAGATGAGGCCGGTTTGTTCAGCAAGCGGCACAAAAATATCAGGCGAGAGACTGCTTCCGTCTGGCTGGGGCCATCGCGCCAGTGCCTCTGCGCCGACAATTTTGCCGCTACACAGCGCCACAATGGGCTGATAGTGAACTACAAAATCGCGGCTGTTAATGGCGTCAAGCAGGCGATTGCGTGGCGACTGGATGCGTCGCAGGATCCGCAGGACAAACAGTGCCGCAAGCACGCTTATCAGCATGCCAAACGGCAGCCAGAAAAGCAGTTGCCGGTGCCAGGTTTCAGCCAGGGGCTTGAGCGTAGCCCATGCAACGACGGTAAACCCCAACTCAGGGACTGGTTTCATCACATACATCGAACCATTGTACTGAATGCTGGAGATACCCCGATCGTTAACCCGATCGCGGATATGCGGATCAAGCGTGTTACTGCTGGCGAAAATAAGATGCGTTGCGCTTCCCACCAGGGCGGCATCAATGGCAATCGCCCCGAAGGGGATCACATCCACAAGCGAGGCAGGATCGATCAGAACAAGGTAATGACCTTTGCCCAGGACGGCCATGTAGCGGTGAAAACCAAGATCGTTTTGTGCGGTGAGCCACGCGCTGTAACCATCTTCGGTTATCCGCATGGGAGGAGGGTAAGGGACCGCTTTGCTGGCCTGTTCAAGCGAAGAGCAGATTGGGCGGAAATTGTCGATGTAGATCACCTCCTGGATATAGCGCCATGAGAACGCGACCCGACGTATCTCCCTCAAGTGCAGCGGACTACAGGGGACCCCTTTAAATTCCTGCAGATGATTTAACGCTTCTTTAGCTTGATCCACGACCCTGTCGGTGCGCATCAGCACGCGAGAAGCATAGCTATCCAGCGCATCGACAAATTTCTCTTCCGCCTGGCGATGGGCCAGCCAGATGCTGAGGCAAATGGGAACCAGCACGGAAAAGATAAGTACGCCAGTCACCAGACTGACCAGATGTCGGGTTTTCATGCTGTCGTTTCCTTTCTCATATGTCCGAATTCGGGCACTGAGTTCCCTGCCTGCAGAGAGATATTTTACCGCGAAATGAAATAGTTATAGCACGTGGGGGCAGGGTTTTCATGTTATCTAAAGCAAATCAGAAAATATCGTCGGGAGAGAGGGGGTTGTTTTTTCAACATGGCCTGGATATTATTTTGTTATGTTATAACAAAACACAAAGGGTTTACGATGAAACCAAACATCCATCCAGCGTATCGCACCGTGGTATTCCACGACACCAGCGCCAATGAATACTTTAAAGTTGGTTCAACCATTAAAACCGACCGCGAAATTGAACTCGACGGTGAAACGTATCCGTACATCACCATTGAGGTTTCTTCAAAATCGCATCCGTTTTATACCGGCAAGCAAAAAACGTTCTCCACGGATGGCAGCGCGGCGCGTTTTCGCAAGCGTTTTGGCGGCTTTCTTAATGCGAAGCGGGGCTAACCATGCAGGTGCTTAACTCATTGCGCAGCGCAAAACAGCGTCACCCGGATTGCCAGATAGTCAAACGCAAGGGACGCTTATACGTGATTTGCAAATCCAATCCGCGCTTTAAGGCGGTGCAGGGACGTAAAAAAAGACGCTAAACGCGCGTTTCTCGCCAGCTTTCCAGGGATCTCTTCTGTTTGCCATCGGCAGTAAAATTGTCGGTGGCTAGCCAGCCTTCAAAGGCGCTCGCCAGCGCCGGCCACTCTTTGTCGAGAATCGAAAACCAGTCGGTATCCCGGTTACGGCCTTTTATGACCAGCGCCTGGCGAAAGCGCCCTTCAAACTGAAAGCCCAGACGCAGTGCCGCTTTGCGCGAAGGCTCGTTCAGGCTGTTGCACTTCCATTCATATCGCCGATAGCCAAGGGTATCGAACACGTACCGCATTAGCAGATATTGCGCTTCTGTTGACATGGGCGTACGGCTTAATAGCACGGAGAAGTGAACGTGTCCTACTTCCACAACGCCGTTTTTGGGATCGATCCGCATCAGGGCCAGCGTCCCGACCGGGGCCTGAGTCTGATTATCTATAACCGTAAAGTGCATCGGGTCCGATAACTCACACACGCTTGCCACCCATTCGGCAAACTCCGCGGCCGTGGCATCGGGTTCACGCAGCAGCCACGTCCAGCTGCGGGTGTCTCCGGCCAGAGCATAGGCGGAGAACAACGCTTCGGCATGCTCCACGCGCAGCGGTTCAAGCCGACAATAACGCCCCTGCAGTACCACCCGGGACGGATGAGGGCGGGGCTGCCAGTCGGTAAGAGCTTCGCCCACAGGTTGTCCAAACTCATTGAATGTCTTCATTTTTATTTCCGTGACGTTGAGAAGAGTTCAAGATTAAAAAATTACTGGTTCCTTAAAAAGAACCACTCGACTATGTTTTAGTGGTACCACAAGGAGATGAAATGAACATACCGGGCGATGAACTTTATACTTTGCTTCACGCTGCGCTGAAAACGCGTGGGGAAGAGACGCTCCAGCGCGCGCTCTATCTCGCTTTGCGGGAGGCCATACTGGGCGGAAGACTTCGCTCGGGGAGCCAGTTGTCCGGCTCGCGAACGTTGGCGCAGCAGCTCTGCGTTTCCCGGAACACCGTCAATGCGGCGCTGGACCAGCTCACGCTTGAAGGCTATTTGCTGCGTAACCGTCAGGGGACGCGGGTGGCGCAATTCGCCCATCGTGCCAGCCGGCGGGGGCTGCCGGATCCTGACGTCCGGCTTGCAAAACGTGTCGCTCAGCTGCCTGAGCCTGTACCACGCGACACCCCGGTAATGGCGTTTACGCCGGGAACGCCCGCCATCAACTATTTCCCCTTGCCGCTGTGGCGACGACTGTACGATCGCGTCCTGCGGGAGGAGGGGAGCGCTCTGCTGGGCTATGGCGACCCGGCCGGGGAGCCGTCGCTGCGGGCAGCCATTGCCCGCCACCTTGCCCTCTCCCGCGGCATTGACTGCGACGCCAGCCAGATTGTGATAACCGAAGGGGCGCTCGAGGGCGTTAATTTGTGTACGATGCTGTTAAGCGAGCCGGGGGATGTCGCCTGGGTGGAAAACCCTGGCTATAGCGGGGCTAAAAGCGCCTTTGTTAAAACGGGCCTGGCGATGACCGGTATACCGGTGGATGACGAGGGGATGCGCTGGGAAGGGCTGGGTGCGCCTTCACCCACGCTGATTTTTACCTCGCCATCGCACCAGTTTCCTTACGGGAGCGTGCTCAGCGCGCGGCGGCGGCTTGCGCTGCTGGAGCTGGCCCGCCAGCACAAGGCGTGGATCATTGAGGACGATTACGACAGCGAGTTCCGTTATGTCGGTGAGCCGGTACCGGCGATGCTGGGAATGGTCAACAACGCGCCCGTTGTGTATCTGGGAACCTTCAGCAAAACGCTGTTTCCGTCTCTCAGAATGGGGTTTATGGTGTTGCCGCCAGCGCTGGCGAAAGCGGCGCGTCCGGCCATCGGCTCGCTGCTGCGCGGCGGGCATCGCGCAGAACAGCGCACCCTGGCGCTGTTTATTGAGGAGGGGCACTATGCCCGTCATCTGGCCGCGATGCGTCGCCTTTATCGTAAGCGTTACCGCCAGCTGCGGGAGGTGCTCGGCGCAGAGCTTCATACTCCGCACCGTATTCTGGCCGGCGAAGGCGGGATGCACCTGACGCTGTCGATAGACGGTATTGATGACCAGAGGCTGGTAGAGAAGGCGAGGCCGTTTCAGCTGGCACCCGCGGCACTGAGCGGGTACTACCTGGAGAGGAAGCAGGGGCAAACCGGCCTGGTTTTAGGTTACGGCAACACCTCTGCTTCGCAGTTTGCACCGGGGATCCGACGCCTGCAGGCGTTAATTACGCAGCAGCAGGTCGGGAAAGGGTAAAGACATCATAAAACGAGAGCTGGCCTTTGGTGGCGACCATTTTCTGCAGCTTCTCTTTTTGCACGGTGTCGACAGCCGGAGAGTGCATGATGTTTTCGATTAGCTCCCTGGGCACGAAACGCGTGTTGTACCATTCGCCGTTGTAGCAGACCCGGAAATCGAGCACGTCAATATCTTCGTAACGGTAGCGGGGATTCACGTCGAAAAAGAAAAAGGCGTTAAAGACGACAAACAGCACCACCAGCAGCCAGACGGAGTCCACCAGCGTTTCGGACTTCAGCATTACAATCAGCGTCGCCAGCCAGGCGGCATACATGGCAACAAACAGCCCGGGATGTTTGCGGATAAAGCTAATGCTAAAGCGCGGGCGATTGTCGCGCTTTTCGCGGTGGTTAAGATCGTCGATGGTGGCGGTAAGCAGGCGCTGTATCTCGGTCATTTTTGGCCTTTATGAGAGTTGACAATACAGGGTGTCTGCCAATTTTAGGGGAGCCATCAGGCTGAAAAAAGTAACAGTCTGGTGGTAAAAGATCATAACAGTTGGCTCCCCCGGAGCGTTACAGCGTTTTGATGATTTTCGCCGGATTGCCGCCCACGACGACGTTAGCCGGGACGTCTTTCGTCACGACGGCACCGGAAGCCACCACCACATTATCGCCGATGGTGACGCCAGGGTTAATGACCGCACGTCCACCAATCCAGACATTATTGCCAA is a genomic window containing:
- a CDS encoding GNAT family N-acetyltransferase, giving the protein MKTFNEFGQPVGEALTDWQPRPHPSRVVLQGRYCRLEPLRVEHAEALFSAYALAGDTRSWTWLLREPDATAAEFAEWVASVCELSDPMHFTVIDNQTQAPVGTLALMRIDPKNGVVEVGHVHFSVLLSRTPMSTEAQYLLMRYVFDTLGYRRYEWKCNSLNEPSRKAALRLGFQFEGRFRQALVIKGRNRDTDWFSILDKEWPALASAFEGWLATDNFTADGKQKRSLESWRETRV
- a CDS encoding PLP-dependent aminotransferase family protein encodes the protein MNIPGDELYTLLHAALKTRGEETLQRALYLALREAILGGRLRSGSQLSGSRTLAQQLCVSRNTVNAALDQLTLEGYLLRNRQGTRVAQFAHRASRRGLPDPDVRLAKRVAQLPEPVPRDTPVMAFTPGTPAINYFPLPLWRRLYDRVLREEGSALLGYGDPAGEPSLRAAIARHLALSRGIDCDASQIVITEGALEGVNLCTMLLSEPGDVAWVENPGYSGAKSAFVKTGLAMTGIPVDDEGMRWEGLGAPSPTLIFTSPSHQFPYGSVLSARRRLALLELARQHKAWIIEDDYDSEFRYVGEPVPAMLGMVNNAPVVYLGTFSKTLFPSLRMGFMVLPPALAKAARPAIGSLLRGGHRAEQRTLALFIEEGHYARHLAAMRRLYRKRYRQLREVLGAELHTPHRILAGEGGMHLTLSIDGIDDQRLVEKARPFQLAPAALSGYYLERKQGQTGLVLGYGNTSASQFAPGIRRLQALITQQQVGKG